One Bacteroidota bacterium genomic region harbors:
- a CDS encoding HEPN domain-containing protein: GIETLSHDGARTQFGLHYIKSGKIDKKYGKLFTKLFDFRQKGDYGDLYDYDESIVLPLIDQVKDFINELKKQII, from the coding sequence TGGCATTGAAACACTATCTCATGACGGAGCCAGGACTCAATTTGGCTTACATTATATTAAATCCGGGAAGATCGATAAGAAATATGGGAAACTTTTTACAAAACTCTTTGATTTTCGACAAAAAGGAGATTACGGGGATCTCTATGATTATGATGAAAGCATCGTTTTGCCACTTATTGATCAGGTAAAGGATTTTATCAACGAACTTAAAAAACAAATCATTTAA